ACGTCCCTCGACGTCCTGCCCACCGTCCCGGTCCTGGGCGCCCTGCCCGCCCCCGGGGTCACCCCCGCCCTGGCCTGGGCCGCGGTCGCCCTGCCGGTGCTGCTCGGGGCGGGCGCCTGGGCCCTGGCCGCCCGCCGTGGCCCGGCCGTCGCCGGGCTGCTGCACCGCTGCGCCTCGGCGCTGCTGGCGGGGGCGTGCGCCGGGGTCGGTGTCGCCGTCCTGAGCTCCCTGGCCTCCGGGCCCCTGGGGCACGGGCGGATGGCCGAGGTCGGTCCCCACGCCCTGCTCACCGGGGTCGTCGTGGGCGGTGAGGTGGCCGCCGGTGCGGTGCTGGCCGTCCTGCTGGGCCGCGCCTGGCGGGCCTGGCGCGGCACGACGCTCGTCGTCTCCCTGCCCGACGCCGACGGCGGCCGGCGCAGCCGGGGGACCGGTACCGCCCGCCCCCCGCGCAAGCTCCTCAGCGACGACTGACCCGGCGACCGGTCCCCGGGACGCGTTTCGGCTCGGCAGCGCCGACGGCTAGAGTCCGTCCACGTGCCCGCACGAGTGGTCGTCCTCGCCTCCGGATCCGGTTCGACGCTGCAGGCCCTCCTCGACGCCCACGACGACTCCTGGCGGATCGTCGCGGTCGGTTCCGACAAGCCGGGGGTGAAGGCCCTCGACCGGGCCGCGAGCGCCGGGGTCGAGACCTTCACCGTCAGCCCCGCCGACTTCGCCGACCGCCCGGCCTGGGACGCGGCCCTGGCGGCCGAGGTCGCCGGCCACGAGCCCGACCTCGTCGTCCTCGCCGGGTTCATGCGCATCCTCGGCGCCCCGATGGTCGAGGCCTTCGGGGGGCGGATGGTCAACACCCACCCCGCGCTGCTGCCCTCGTTCCCGGGGGCCCACGGGGTGCGCGACGCCCTCGCCCACGGCGTGAAGATCACCGGCTGCACCGTGCACCTCGTCGACGCCGGCGTCGACACGGGCCCCATCCTCGACCAGGCCGCGGTGCGCGTCCTGGACGACGACGACGAGACCTCGCTGCACGAGCGGATCAAGACCCAGGAGCGCGAGCTGCTCACCCGCGTCGTCGGCCGCCTGGCCGCGACGACCACCCACCCCGAGAGGACGGCACCCCGCTGATGGACCCGCAGGCCACCCAGGTCCCCGTGAAGCGCGCGCTGGTCAGCGTCTACGACAAGACGGGCCTGGAGGAGCTGGCCCGGGGCCTGCACACCGCCGGGGTCGCGATCGTCTCGACCGGCTCGACCGCGACGCGCATCGCCGCCGCGGGCGTCCCGGTGACCCCCGTCGAGGAGCTGACGGGCTTTCCCGAGTGCCTCGACGGCCGGGTCAAGACGCTGCACCCGCGCGTGCACGCCGGGATCCTCGCCGACCGCCGGCTGCCCGACCACGTCCGCCAGCTCGCCGAGCTCGACGTCGAACCCTTCGACCTCGTCGTCGTGAACCTCTACCCGTTCGCGGCCACCGTCGCCTCGGGCGCCGGTTACGACGAGGTCGTCGAGCAGATCGACATCGGTGGCCCCTCGATGGTCCGCGCCGCGGCGAAGAACCACCCGAGCGTGGCCGTCGTCGTCGACCCGGCGAAGTACGCCGACGTGCTCACCGCCGTCGCCGCCGGCGGGTTCGACCTGAGCGCCCGCAAGCAGCTGGCCGCGGCCGCCTTCGCGCACACCGCCGCCTACGACACCGCGGTCGCGAACTGGTTCGCGCAGCAGACGCTCGACGCCTCCGACGAGGGCTGGCCGGCCGTGACCGGCGTGGCCCTGGAGCGCAGCGCGGTCCTGCGCTACGGCGAGAACCCCCACCAGCAGGCCGCCGTGTACGCGGACCCGACGGCGGCGCCCGGCATCGCCCAGGCCGTCCAGCTGCACGGCAAGGCCATGTCCTACAACAACTACGTCGACGCCGACGCCGCCCTGCGCGCCGCGTACGACTTCGACGCCCCCGCCGTCGCCGTCATCAAGCACGCCAACCCCTGCGGCATCGCGACGGGTTCGGACGTCGCCGACGCCCACGCCAAGGCCCACGCCTGCGACCCGGTCTCGGCCTACGGCGGCGTCATCGCGGCCAACCGCGTCGTGACCGCGGCCATGGCCGAGCAGGTCGCG
This portion of the Kineococcus rhizosphaerae genome encodes:
- the purN gene encoding phosphoribosylglycinamide formyltransferase → MPARVVVLASGSGSTLQALLDAHDDSWRIVAVGSDKPGVKALDRAASAGVETFTVSPADFADRPAWDAALAAEVAGHEPDLVVLAGFMRILGAPMVEAFGGRMVNTHPALLPSFPGAHGVRDALAHGVKITGCTVHLVDAGVDTGPILDQAAVRVLDDDDETSLHERIKTQERELLTRVVGRLAATTTHPERTAPR
- the purH gene encoding bifunctional phosphoribosylaminoimidazolecarboxamide formyltransferase/IMP cyclohydrolase codes for the protein MDPQATQVPVKRALVSVYDKTGLEELARGLHTAGVAIVSTGSTATRIAAAGVPVTPVEELTGFPECLDGRVKTLHPRVHAGILADRRLPDHVRQLAELDVEPFDLVVVNLYPFAATVASGAGYDEVVEQIDIGGPSMVRAAAKNHPSVAVVVDPAKYADVLTAVAAGGFDLSARKQLAAAAFAHTAAYDTAVANWFAQQTLDASDEGWPAVTGVALERSAVLRYGENPHQQAAVYADPTAAPGIAQAVQLHGKAMSYNNYVDADAALRAAYDFDAPAVAVIKHANPCGIATGSDVADAHAKAHACDPVSAYGGVIAANRVVTAAMAEQVAPVFTEVVIAPGFEPEALEVLQAKKNVRLLQLPEGYSRAGQEWRHVSGGVLVQTLDAVDADGDAPANWTLAAGEPASPEVLADLEFAWRAVRAVRSNAILLAKDGASVGVGMGQVNRVDSCKLAVERAGAERATGAVAASDAFFPFADGAQILLDAGVRAVVQPGGSIRDAEVVEAATKAGVTMYFTGARHFAH